A genomic region of Fusarium oxysporum Fo47 chromosome VI, complete sequence contains the following coding sequences:
- a CDS encoding amino acid/polyamine transporter I — translation MESVNKPSFEMGNNATVKAADAVNVSAKAEPDSGRSSASNYHDKDQLERMGKKQVLRRNFGFMTILGFSCTILITWEAITVLFAQGLNNGGTAGVIYSFLVVWVGNFSVFATMCELVSMAPTSGGQYHWVAMMAPRSCSKFLSHLTGMLTVGGWQGSVSSSALLTGNMILGMATLNYPDFQPELWQGTLLFWAIFGFAVFINTLVSSVLPKFEGLILILHILGFFAILIPLVTLGPHASASDVFGTFVNNGGWSTNGISFMVGMMGNAFSFVGTDAAFHMSEETVNPSVVVPTSILLSLCINGACGFAMVIAMVFCMGNLDDAMASGPGMLGFPYMYIFQQATNSRAGATVMSAIIVLLAACATVGMLASTSRVFWSFARDRGLPGWRTLSKVSDRTTVPLYSVLCTAVISILLSLINIGSPVAFQNVTSLSISCLYSSYLIAAGLLLYRRLTKGFVLPGTSDLPALANTTGAELVWGPFHLKGAFGIANNIFAMCYLIVVGFFSFWPPMVDPTVDMMNYSVVVTGGLVIFSVIYYFAWARKEYNGPVVEN, via the exons ATGGAGAGCGTTAACAAACCCAGCTTTGAGATGGGCAACAATGCCACCGTCAAGGCAGCAGACGCTGTCAATGTCTCGGCAAAGGCTGAGCCAGATTCTGGACGCAGCTCGGCGAGCAATTATCATGATAAGGATCAGTTGGAGCGGATGGGAAAGAAGCAGGTGCTTCGG CGCAACTTTGGGTTCATGACGATTCTGGGATTTAGCTGTACCATTCTCATCACCTGGGAAGCTATCACTGTTCTCTTCGCCCAGGGCCTCAACAATGGTGGCACAGCCGGTGTCATCTACAGCTTCCTTGTCGTTTGGGTCGGTAACTTTAGTGTCTTTGCTACCATGTGCGAGCTGGTCTCGATGGCACCTACATCCGGAGGACAATATCACTG GGTCGCTATGATGGCGCCGCGGTCGTGTTCCAAATTCCTCAGTCACCTCACAGGCATGCTCACGGTCGGCGGATGGCAAGGCTCTGTATCATCCAGCGCCCTGCTCACGGGAAACATGATCCTGGGAATGGCGACTCTCAATTATCCCGACTTCCAGCCCGAGCTTTGGCAGGGAACATTGCTGTTCTGGGCCATCTTTGGGTTTGccgtcttcatcaacacGCTCGTCAGTTCGGTGCTGCCCAAGTTTGAGGGATTGATTTTGATCCTTCACATTCTGGGTTTCTTTGCCATTCTGATCCCGCTTGTTACCCTTGGACCTCATGCTTCTGCGTCGGATGTCTTTGGTACCTTTGTTAACAACGGTGGATGGTCGACTAATGGCATCTCGTTCATGGTTGGTATGATGGGTAATGCGTTTTCCTTCGTCGGCACTGACGCTGCTTTCCAC ATGTCCGAAGAAACCGTCAACCCCTCCGTCGTCGTCCCAACCTCCATCCTTCTCAGTCTCTGCATTAACGGCGCTTGCGGTTTCGCCATGGTCATTGCCATGGTGTTCTGCATGGGCAACCTCGACGACGCGATGGCTTCAGGCCCCGGAATGCTCGGCTTCCCCTACATGTACATCTTCCAGCAAGCGACAAACTCAAGAGCCGGTGCGACCGTCATGTCCGCCATTAttgttcttcttgctgcTTGCGCCACTGTCGGGATGCTTGCATCGACCTCTCGTGTCTTCTGGTCCTTTGCCCGTGACCGAGGTCTTCCTGGCTGGCGCACTCTGTCAAAGGTCAGCGACCGAACCACTGTCCCCTTGTACTCAGTCTTGTGCACTGCCGTCATTTCAATCCTCCTGTCACTCATCAACATTGGATCGCCTGTTGCGTTCCAAAACGTCACTTCTCTTTCTATTTCTTGCCTCTACTCTTCATATCTTATCGCCGcaggtcttcttctctacCGTCGCCTCACCAAAGGCTTCGTACTGCCCGGCACTTCAGATCTCCCAGCTCTGGCCAACACCACCGGCGCTGAGCTTGTCTGGGGTCCTTTCCATCTCAAGGGTGCCTTTGGCATTGCCAACAACATCTTCGCCATGTGCTACCTCATTGTTGttggcttcttcagcttctggcCTCCCATGGTGGATCCTACCGTGGATATGATGAACTACAGTGTCGTGGTCACTGGGGGCCTCGTCATTTTCAGTGTCATTTACTACTTCGCCTGGGCGCGAAAGGAGTATAACGGACCTGTTGTCGAGAACTAG
- a CDS encoding carbon-nitrogen hydrolase, producing the protein MTAIRVAACHVSPIFLSAKDTTSKAINLIKQAARNKANLVVFPETYISAFPIWSSIRPPTENHDLFRQMAHESIFADGDEIHAIRNTAKHANIMVSVGFSEKVRFSSATLYNSNIFIGTSGEVLIHHRKLMPTFFEKLTWAPGDGYGLRVADTPCGKIGNLICGENTNPLARYSLMAQGENIHISTWPPIWPTRVPTTDDSSEPSKDTSNKPNYDNVTANRTRAAAHCFEAKCFGVLCSSVLGDDAIQTIAGGSSHLTQVLKQSQRGATQFLDPTGAPLKGFTIDSETGEAVATDFLQHDEGILYADLDTEDCIEGKQYHDVVGGYQRLDVFDIKVNRARREPVSFTEDVGNVPSQDWKSLN; encoded by the coding sequence ATGACTGCAATTCGAGTTGCCGCATGTCATGTTTCTCCCATCTTCCTCTCCGCGAAGGATACAACCTCGAAAGCAATCAACCTGATCAAACAGGCTGCGCGGAATAAAGCCAATCTAGTAGTGTTCCCGGAAACATACATCTCGGCATTTCCGATATGGAGTTCAATACGGCCTCCGACTGAGAACCACGATCTTTTCAGGCAAATGGCGCATGAGTCAATCTTtgctgatggcgatgaaATCCACGCCATTCGCAACACTGCAAAACATGCAAATATCATGGTCAGCGTAGGCTTTTCTGAAAAAGTTCGCTTTAGCAGCGCGACTTTATACAACTCCAACATCTTCATTGGCACTTCGGGAGAGGTTCTGATTCATCATCGAAAATTAATGCCTACGTTTTTTGAGAAGCTTACTTGGGCACCTGGAGATGGATACGGGCTGCGCGTTGCAGACACGCCGTGTGGCAAGATTGGGAATTTGATTTGCGGAGAGAATACCAATCCTTTGGCTCGTTATAGTCTTATGGCTCAAGGGGAGAACATTCATATCTCGACCTGGCCGCCCATATGGCCAACTCGGGTTCCTACAACAGACGACTCTTCAGAACCTTCTAAAGATACATCAAATAAGCCGAATTATGATAATGTGACGGCAAACAGAACCAGAGCAGCTGCTCATTGCTTCGAAGCGAAGTGTTTCGGCGTTCTTTGTTCAAGTGTCCTGGGAGATGATGCTATTCAAACTATTGCTGGAGGATCGTCTCACTTGACTCAGGTGTTAAAGCAGTCACAGCGTGGAGCGACGCAGTTTCTTGATCCGACTGGAGCACCTTTGAAGGGATTCACTATCGACAGTGAGACTGGAGAGGCTGTAGCCACTGACTTCCTGCAGCATGATGAAGGCATCCTTTATGCTGATCTTGATACTGAGGATTGCATCGAAGGGAAACAATATCATGATGTTGTCGGTGGATATCAGCGCTTGGATGTTTTCGATATCAAAGTGAACCGCGCCCGTAGAGAGCCGGTTTCTTTCACTGAAGATGTTGGAAATGTCCCCTCTCAAGATTGGAAGTCTCTTAACTGA
- a CDS encoding NADP-dependent oxidoreductase domain-containing protein, whose translation MRIQATAETNSHNARNWVPLLDEPAFKPRNIHIICVGAGFSGLMLAYEAKYNESLQGFIDLTIYDKNHDVGGTWLVNRYPGVACDVPAHIYTFPFEPNPDWSSFYASGPEIWAYIKRTSDKYGLAENVRFQSKVTEAIWNEAAGKWNLKVFQDGEEKEDECDILIDGSGFLKNSSINVAGKRVAVIGNGSSGVQVLPHLQKTAAQLTTYVRTPTWIFANYASELTKDGTNFAFTEEKKKKFRENPASLWKFRKEIENSQDNFWNVFFKDTAAQKAALENAYNRMRERLGNDEELCEKLIPDYEYGCRRPTPGDGYLEALRQENTRVTFDPIVQITESGIQTTQDHTDFDIIVCATGFDASFRRSWTVQGRNGYQLHEAWGESPEAYFGVATANMPNYFIFIGPNSPVGHGSLLDICVKQQALDDYNVYLQELLKRMVWTGSCRSWYKNRKKEGHVTAVYGGSRHHFREILETFRAEDFDIEYRSVNRFRFMGSGRTLRESRGEYYVLKRVHNPSRPSGPTDYDMSLLEEKPREATQRQLNIDDYTMNSTNTASAIPAMKLNDGNEIPMIAYGLGTANFKKGGRTDYDENAFNCALTAINSGFYHLDGASAYGNEEELGAAIRASSVPREKLYVVTKLNGWKKQDVQNAFDTSMKKLGLDYVDLYLIHAPFFAEKAEDLQEAWATLEAIKGSGRAKSIGVSNFIQEHLEIILATAKITPAINQIESHPYLQHGNLVEYHHKNNIALSAYAPLTAIIRARPGPVDALYANLASIYGVTEGDIALRWCIDQNIVAITTSSSEERLRSYMANVWSFKLASEEIEGISMLGKQKHFRAFQNQWIAEGDWR comes from the exons ATGAGAATCCAAGCCACCGCGGAAACCAACTCACACAATGCGAGGAACTGGGTTCCTCTGCTAGATGAGCCCGCATTCAAGCCCCGAAACATACACATTATTTGTGTTGGGGCCGGCTTTTCAGGCCTCATGTTAGCTTACGAAGCCAAGTACAACGAATCGCTCCAAGGGTTCATTGATCTGACTATCTATGACAAGAACCACGATGTTGGTGGAACGTGGCTTGTTAATCGATATCCTGGTGTGGCA TGTGATGTTCCAGCGCACATTTACACTTTTCCATTTGAGCCAAACCCTGATTGGTCCAGTTTCTATGCTTCAGGGCCAGAAATATGGGCTTATATCAAGAGAACGTCCGACAAGTATGGTTTAGCTGAAAATGTCAGGTTTCAGTCTAAAGTGACAGAGGCGATCTGGAATGAGGCTGCAGGTAAATGGAATCTAAAGGTCTttcaagatggcgaggaaAAGGAGGACGAATGTGATATATTGATTGACGGGTCGGGGTTCCTCAA GAACTCTTCTATCAATGTGGCTGGCAAAAGGGTTGCAGTCATCGGAAACGGGTCATCAGGTGTTCAAGTCCTTCCGCATCTGCAAAAGACTGCTGCTCAACTGACAACCTATGTTCGTACGCCTACATGGATATTTGCCAACTACGCGTCTGAGCTTACAAAAGACGGGACAAATTTTGCCTTTacagaagagaaaaagaagaaatttCGAGAAAATCCCGCCTCGCTCTGGAAGTTTCGTaaggagattgagaacaG CCAAGACAACTTCTGGAACGTCTTCTTCAAAGACACAGCCGCTCAGAAAGCCGCACTCGAGAATGCATACAACCGTATGCGGGAACGTCTAGGCAATGACGAAGAGCTCTGCGAAAAGCTAATCCCAGATTACGAATACGGATGTCGACGCCCAACACCAGGCGACGGTTACCTTGAAGCTCTGCGCCAGGAGAACACGCGTGTCACTTTTGATCCAATCGTTCAGATCACCGAGTCAGGGATTCAAACTACACAAGACCATACTGACTTTGACATTATCGTCTGCGCGACCGGGTTCGATGCTAGTTTCCGCCGCTCGTGGACTGTGCAGGGGCGGAATGGTTATCAGCTGCATGAAGCGTGGGGGGAGTCGCCGGAAGCGTATTTTGGGGTTGCAACGGCGAATATGCCGAATTATTTTATCTTCATTGGACCGAATAGTCCAG TGGGTCATGGATCGCTTCTTGATA TTTGTGTGAAGCAGCAGGCATTGGATGATTACAACGTCTACCTGCAAGAGCTCCTCAAACGAATGGTGTGGACTGGATCATGCAGAAGTTGGTACAAGAACCGTAAGAAAGAGGGACATGTTACCGCTGTATACGGTGGAAGCCGGCATCATTTTCGAG AAATTCTTGAAACATTTAGGGCGGAGGACTTTGATATTGAGTATAGATCAGTTAACAGATTCCGTTTCATGGGTAGTGGGAGAACTTTGCGGGAGTCAAGAGGAGAGTACTACGTGCTAAA ACGCGTGCACAatccttctcggccttcCGGTCCCACGGATTATGATATGTCACTCCTGGAGGAG AAACCACGAGAAGCTACCCAGCGCCAACTAAACATCGACGACTACACTATGAATTCCACCAATACTGCTTCAGCTATACCCGCCATGAAGCTGAACGATGGAAACGAGATCCCAATG ATAGCGTACGGTCTAGGAACTGCAAACTTCAAGAAGGGAGGAAGAACAGATTACGACGAAAACGCGTTCAACTGCGCCCTGACTGCTATAAATAGTGGTTTTTATCACCTCGATGGAGCTTCAG CGTACGGGAACGAGGAAGAACTCGGTGCAGCTATCAGAGCATCCAGCGTGCCACGAGAGAAGCTCTATGTTGtcaccaagctcaacggCTGGAAGAAGCAAGACGTACAGAACGCTTTTGATACCTCGATGAAGAAACTTGGGCTTGATTATGTGGACTTGTATCTCATCCATGCACCGTTCTTCGCGGAGAAGGCTGAAGATTTACAGGAAGCTTGGGCCACccttgaagccatcaaagGGTCTGGACGTGCTAAATCCATTGGTGTGTCTAACTTCATACAGGAGCACCTTGAGATCATCCTTGCCACAGCTAAAATCACACCAGCCATCAACCAAATCGAATCCCACCCCTATCTACAGCACGGTAACCTTGTAGAGTACCATCACAAGAACAACATAGCTTTATCGGCCTATGCGCCGTTAACAGCTATTATCCGCGCTAGACCGGGTCCTGTAGATGCCCTTTATGCGAACCTGGCCAGTATATATGGTGTTACGGAGGGGGACATTGCGTTGCGTTGGTGTATTGATCAAAATATCGTGGCTATCACGACGAGCTCGAGTgaggagaggttgaggagctaTATGGCGAATGTGTGGAGTTTTAAGCTAGCTTCTGAGGAAATTGAAGGTATCTCGATGCTGGGGAAGCAGAAGCACTTTAGGGCATTTCAGAATCAGTGGATTGCAGAGGGTGACTGGCGATAG
- a CDS encoding voltage-dependent anion channel, with product MPQDELPKNAAQPNNPEPKNERAVSLVDRFTWGNFTCTQSTGGVALMLSKSPYSFRGLHTIGVVVFILNLVLFILFCTAMICRFVRRPASLLKSVTKPPEAYFTGSLWLSMATIIMGIQSFGVPHAGFWLVDTVRVLFWIYGAVTLTYNVVIFVVMFSIAPFAPGSMSSPMFLMIYNAMLTGTVASVIAADQPPSQRIPVIVAGIAFEGLGWILCLLFLPHFVGNLLVNGLGPVNLRPGLFISVGSAGYTIIALIGCAKAIPGGHGYFAKHPTAAETLNIMALWVGIFLWLFTFWLFAIAAVAHVPILVSKLRGDKSRQHMSFALPWWAIVFPNVGFTIATVYIGEELESGTISWVATIMTILVFAAWLMDMYLHMKSIFQKRIM from the coding sequence ATGCCGCAAGACGAGCTACCGAAAAACGCAGCTCAGCCGAACAATCCTGAACCTAAAAATGAACGCGCCGTCTCACTGGTCGATCGCTTCACATGGGGCAACTTCACCTGCACTCAGTCCACTGGCGGCGTGGCTCTCATGCTATCAAAGAGCCCCTATTCATTTCGTGGCCTACATACCATTGGAGTCGTGGTCTTTATTCTCAACCTTGTTCTGTTTATTCTCTTCTGCACAGCCATGATATGTCGGTTTGTTCGGAGACCGGCTAGCTTACTCAAATCCGTGACGAAACCGCCTGAAGCTTACTTTACTGGCTCATTGTGGCTTTCGATGGCGACTATTATCATGGGGATACAGAGCTTTGGTGTTCCTCACGCTGGGTTCTGGCTTGTCGATACTGTTCGGGTTCTCTTCTGGATCTACGGGGCTGTTACGCTGACTTATAATGTTGTTATCTTTGTGGTCATGTTTTCGATCGCTCCTTTTGCGCCGGGTAGCATGAGCTCTCCAATGTTTCTGATGATCTACAATGCGATGCTCACGGGGACTGTCGCATCGGTAATCGCGGCTGATCAGCCTCCGTCGCAACGAATACCCGTCATCGTTGCTGGAATTGCTTTCGAAGGTCTTGGCTGGATCCTGTgtctcctttttcttcccCACTTTGTCGGCAACCTCCTTGTCAACGGTCTCGGCCCAGTCAATCTAAGACCAGGCCTCTTTATCTCCGTGGGCTCTGCAGGCTATACCATCATAGCACTTATCGGCTGCGCAAAAGCAATCCCAGGTGGACACGGCTACTTCGCGAAGCATCCTACTGCAGCAGAGACGCTGAACATTATGGCATTGTGGGTAGGAATATTTCTTTGGCTGTTTACCTTTTGGCTTTTTGCAATTGCCGCGGTTGCGCACGTGCCCATCTTGGTTTCAAAACTCCGCGGGGATAAGTCTCGGCAGCACATGAGCTTTGCGCTTCCTTGGTGGGCGATTGTCTTTCCGAATGTTGGGTTCACGATTGCTACGGTGTATATCGGGGAAGAACTAGAATCCGGCACCATATCCTGGGTTGCCACTATTATGACTATCTTGGTGTTTGCAGCGTGGTTGATGGACATGTATTTGCATATGAAGTCGATATTTCAGAAGCGCATTATGTAG
- a CDS encoding CHAT domain-containing protein produces the protein MSSWIEVKSTAQHMNDVGKYDDAIKILQDFLLAARGDDQLCATAELGTVLTDQGCLKAALNTLEHTLESDATLYPSDHPFCLQLRMQACRLRPIVKASFNGVLQEASDIYQTFSALDGIGDLDPCRTLTRSITQISINITYTALLFMINDLHDRISIHQLKASIAWQIPAFWGLMQEGRVREALAVAQNYVRLLNTSTAQQNGLEDMRFSSAIEMVESIVESPNAVPVWKATAVGELLHLRNKVNEPGWERVNFLEAEAIRLFQSEGHTHAVVDIRLRQACNRVGQSILNLTTELLQEIQGCFQVYEKNNAPGPYSRAVTLMLSSIPPGQGFDLRVSLLDIYSQLSDITGAELENVVLKVRHLSNWLSHSTRSSQVIESARSIDELIDVRDCRWVKGMIANVTSNAYNLLGDGENALEWAKSAVDRWGEVFRLERAGATLMVLLAMLNKCGGFRPPGVREAIDFAEREISHHIGEGLFLAAFEKMAVLAGSIFLPKGDERGGTCLDSMEECLQNLPGKATPDEVNYCRAQLHQLRGQILMGTELDHEVTDSRNEHFEQAVAFYMKARNPVSAACARQIQANALYTTFQARVPPSWSVLRRCIELSDIAKDVFEALDNTLMLAESARLCGFFQFKAWSHGFVSGDTALASLRKADQASAERRAEVSILASFEAVSRKQKFVMTSGIEDTHARALAVCQLEGRMADLWDWIQCAKARSVGDQLTNQFPIQATLNDDIMRDPEMKALCEEEEAVTQQMTAADPVVRLKLRSDLHLIHVKMAGYPLLRQALDLRKSTPVSISEIRDLGQKMKCNAGGMEVVFVDWVDLGGTIWTVALKSDTPPQVVSCGITVSEVKAWKQQWLDVQDGGRLAAFFVDDEYDEDEPDYCLRSIDKLVASLHDLTSKGELLVFCPTNVLHSIPLHALWVEDSTPVIQRNPVIYSASLTTFWQCYRRSELTGSISTNLGLNMAGVYEPRGDRKFSSEQHAEQSNVYTTLDQLAERYGGKSISGQAVTAECFKQMMETSIMFHFHGHCRLDQPTLGDQSLELADELLPIRRVFEMKLQSPHITLVACDSALQVISAGDEPLGVVTALLCAGASSVLGTIWPTLSSTGRDFSGEFYSDVVDQYRQSLKRGSSPTIVNLAEALRRAVLALRTRRKTRQPYHWAAFVLHGSSSITLPHAFIPERRVNT, from the exons AAGGCTGCGCTTAACACTCTTGAGCATACACTAGAGAGCGACGCAACCCTCTACCCCTCGGACCATCCCTTTTGTCTTCAGCTGAGAATGCAAGCTTGTCGGCTGCGTCCCATTGTTAAAGCTTCATTCAATGGAGTTCTCCAGGAGGCATCTGACATTTACCAAACCTTTTCTGCCTTAGATGGCATCGGAGATCTTGATCCTTGCAGG ACACTGACTCGTAGCATCACAcagatcagcatcaacatcacgTATACTGCGCTTCTCTTCATGATAAACGACCTCCACGACCGGATTTCAATTCATCAATTGAAAGCTTCCATCGCTTGGCAAATCCCTGCTTTCTGGGGATTGATGCAAGAGGGACGGGTAAGAGAAGCTCTTGCCGTGGCCCAGAACTACGTCCGTCTTTTAAATACATCAACAGCTCAGCAAAATGGACTGGAAGATATGAGGTTTTCCTCTGCGATCGAGATGGTTGAATCAATCGTAGAGTCGCCAAATGCGGTGCCTGTTTGGAAAGCTACAGCCGTCGGTGAACTACTTCACCTTAGAAATAAGGTTAATGAGCCTGGATGGGAGCGTGTAAATTTCTTAGAAGCGGAAGCGATTCGTTTGTTCCAATCCGAAGGCCATACACATGCGGTCGTGGACATCAGACTTCGACAGGCCTGCAATCGAGTTGGACAAAGCATCCTAAATCTCACAACGGAACTTCTGCAAGAAATACAAGGCTGTTTCCAAGTCTACGAGAAAAACAATGCGCCAGGCCCTTACAGCAGGGCTGTCACTCTCATGCTCAGCAGCATACCCCCGGGACAAGGCTTCGACCTAAGAGTTTCGCTTCTGGACATCTACTCTCAGCTCTCTGATATCACTGGTGCAGAGTTGGAGAATGTCGTTTTGAAAGTTCGGCATCTGAGCAACTGGTTAAGCCATTCTACGAGGTCATCTCAGGTCATCGAGTCTGCCCGCAGTATTGACGAACTCATCGACGTGAGAGACTGCAGATGGGTGAAAGGCATGATTGCTAACGTTACCTCCAATGCATATAACctccttggtgatggtgaaAATGCATTGGAGTGGGCGAAAAGTGCAGTCGACAGGTGGGGAGAAGTATTTAGACTCGAGAGAGCCGGCGCGACGCTGATGGTTCTTTTGGCCATGTTGAACAAGTGCGGTGGATTTCGCCCACCTGGAGTGAGAGAAGCGATCGATTTTGCAGAAAGAGAAATCTCTCACCATATCGGTGAGGGCTTGTTTCTTGCCGCGTTCGAGAAAATGGCTGTCCTTGCTGGGTCGATATTTCTACCCAAGGGCGACGAGAGAGGGGGCACTTGTCTGGATAGTATGGAAGAATGTCTTCAAAATCTTCCAGGAAAAGCTACTCCCGACGAAGTCAATTATTGCAGAGCTCAGCTACACCAATTACGTGGTCAGATATTAATGGGAACTGAGCTAGACCATGAAGTGACTGACAGCCGCAACGAACACTTCGAGCAGGCGGTCGCATTCTATATGAAGGCCCGGAATCCTGTAAGTGCCGCCTGTGCCCGGCAAATACAAGCAAACGCACTTTATACAACCTTCCAAGCTCGTGTGCCGCCGTCCTGGAGCGTGCTTCGACGTTGTATCGAGCTGAGTGATATTGCGAAGGATGTCTTCGAGGCACTCGACAACACGCTTATGCTCGCAGAATCGGCGCGGTTGTGTGGATTTTTTCAGTTCAAGGCATGGTCGCACGGGTTTGTCAGTGGTGATACTGCCCTGGCATCATTACGGAAAGCAGATCAGGCTTCGGCAGAGCGCAGAGCTGAAGTATCTATCCTGGCCAGTTTCGAGGCTGTATCACGGAAGCAGAAGTTCGTCATGACATCCGGCATAGAGGACACACATGCCAGGGCACTTGCCGTCTGTCAGCTAGAGGGCAGGATGGCAGATCTATGGGACTGGATCCAGTGCGCCAAAGCGAGGAGCGTAGGTGACCAGCTCACAAACCAATTTCCCATCCAAGCGACACTCAACGACGATATAATGCGGGACCCCGAGATGAAGGCGCTGTgtgaggaggaagaagctgtgACCCAGCAGATGACCGCCGCGGACCCTGTTGTGCGGCTTAAGCTGCGTAGCGATCTGCATCTGATTCATGTCAAGATGGCCGGCTATCCACTCCTTAGACAGGCCCTCGATCTACGGAAGAGCACCCCAGTTTCTATCTCTGAGATACGTGACTTGGGACAAAAGATGAAGTGTAATGCTGGAGGGATGGAGGTGGTATTTGTTGACTGGGTCGATCTTGGTGGCACTATATGGACCGTTGCTCTCAAGAGTGATACTCCTCCACAGGTTGTGAGCTGCGGGATCACCGTCAGCGAGGTAAAGGCTTGGAAGCAGCAATGGCTCGACGTTCAGGATGGAGGACGCCTGGCTGCCTTtttcgttgatgatgaatacGACGAGGATGAGCCAGATTACTGTCTGAGGAGTATCGATAAACTAGTTGCTTCTCTGCACGACTTGACATCAAAAGGGGAACTTCTCGTCTTCTGTCCAACGAATGTTCTCCATTCGATTCCGCTCCATGCGCTTTGGGTGGAGGATAGCACACCCGTGATCCAACGCAACCCAGTTATATACAGTGCGAGTTTGACGACCTTCTGGCAGTGCTACCGGCGCTCTGAGCTCACCGGGAGTATCTCAACGAATCTTGGGTTGAACATGGCAGGTGTCTATGAACCTAGGGGCGACCGCAAGTTTTCGTCAGAACAGCACGCGGAGCAGTCGAATGTCTACACTACCCTGGATCAATTGGCAGAACGGTACGGTGGGAAATCCATTAGTGGCCAAGCTGTGACGGCAGAGTGCTTTAAGCAGATGATGGAAACCTCAATTATGTTCCACTTCCATGGCCATTGTCGTCTTGATCAACCCACACTTGGAGACCAGAGTCTTGAGCTCGCCGACGAGCTCCTCCCGATTCGAAGAGTGTTTGAGATGAAGCTTCAGAGTCCGCACATAACGCTTGTAGCGTGCGACTCTGCGCTGCAGGTGATTTCTGCCGGCGACGAGCCTCTCGGCGTGGTCACGGCTCTGCTCTGTGCAGGGGCCAGTTCAGTGCTGGGCACAATTTGGCCCACGTTATCGAGTACTGGTCGGGATTTCAGTGGCGAGTTCTACTCCGACGTAGTGGACCAGTACAGACAATCACTGAAAAGAGGATCATCCCCAACCATCGTCAATCTGGCTGAGGCTCTGCGGCGGGCTGTGCTTGCTTTAAGAACAAGGCGCAAAACTCGACAGCCCTATCATTGGGCGGCGTTTGTGCTCCATGGCTCCTCTTCCATCACACTCCCACACGCATTTATCCCAGAGCGCCGGGTGAATACGTGA